One Paramisgurnus dabryanus chromosome 9, PD_genome_1.1, whole genome shotgun sequence DNA segment encodes these proteins:
- the bhlhe41 gene encoding class E basic helix-loop-helix protein 41: MLGLVLFSKQCLISTDNFQAPFNSQTVELVQFTRESTRGSWRKRACAVAATRKGKVAAQASAHTHHHSEALRETGHNALLILSYWIYKRRLLKKCAKKWKKVMDERIPRMQGRQFLDHADFLGVEYSSLYMCKSKRGLKREEGKDAYKLPHRLIEKKRRDRINECIGQLKDLLPEHLKLTTLGHLEKAVVLELTLKHLNALTAVTEQQHQKIIALQNGERSLKTSLQADLDAFHSGFQACAKEVLQYLNKVENWTAREQRCTRLINHLHKVSAQFQAGARTLQQPLPGDDAPERDAQRDTQANCVPVIQSTQNLELNENDTDTDSGYGGEAEKGDGKDAKGVKIKQEFEDERVTKKPKMNWSANGASCADSARPDVAFMSSLMGMTGVGGQQTPFCMPFYFINPSAAASYMPLFDKSHLEKLVYPAALTAPFPWLYPAHASAAAAAAAAVAFPGVPTDKSPEYNATSPKDTDPPSPDGDLSNGGDLASPVSGEHGSDNDAGHQPQRNENDGT, encoded by the exons ATGCTGGGGTTGGTATTGTTTAGCAAGCAGTGTCTTATCAGCACGGACAACTTCCAAGCACCGTTTAATTCCCAGACAGTCGAGCTGGTGCAGTTTACACGTGAGTCAACTCGCGGTTCTTGGCGGAAGCGCGCGTGCGCTGTAGCTGCCACGCGCAAAGGGAAAGTGGCAGCTCAGGCGAGCGCGCACACACATCATCATTCAGAGGCGCTGCGCGAGACCGGACACAACGCATTGCTGATCCTCTCATATTGGATTTACAAACGGCGATTGTTAAAGAAGTGCGCTAAAAAGTGGAAGAAAGTGATGGATGAAAGAATACCCAGAATGCAGGGCAGACAGTTCCTGGATCACGCGGATTTTTTGGG GGTTGAATATTCATCTCTATACATGTGCAAATCGAAAAGAGGCTTGAAGAGAGAGGAGGGAAAG GACGCTTACAAGTTACCACACAGACTGATTGAGAAAAAGAGGAGGGAcagaataaatgaatgtatcgGCCAGCTAAAAGATTTATTACCAGAACATCTAAAACTTACG ACTCTAGGTCATTTGGAGAAAGCAGTCGTTCTTGAATTGACGCTGAAGCATTTAAACGCGTTGACAGCTGTCACCGAGCAACAGCACCAGAAGATCATCGCTTTGCAGAATG GGGAACGATCGCTAAAGACCTCGCTTCAGGCGGATTTAGACGCTTTCCATTCGGGCTTTCAAGCGTGTGCCAAAGAAGTCCTGCAGTATCTGAACAAGGTGGAGAACTGGACCGCGCGCGAGCAGCGGTGCACGCGACTCATCAACCACTTGCACAAAGTTTCCGCGCAGTTCCAGGCGGGCGCGCGGACGCTGCAGCAGCCGTTACCCGGCGACGACGCTCCAGAGCGGGACGCGCAGAGAGACACGCAGGCCAACTGCGTGCCCGTCATTCAGAGTACTCAGAACCTTGAGCTGAACGAGAACGACACGGACACCGACAGTGGATACGGAGGAGAGGCGGAGAAAGGCGACGGTAAAGATGCAAAAGGAGTTAAAATCAAACAGGAGTTTGAAGACGAACGGGTCACCAAGAAACCCAAAATGAACTGGAGTGCGAACGGTGCGTCTTGCGCAGATTCTGCCCGGCCGGACGTGGCGTTTATGAGCTCGTTAATGGGAATGACAGGTGTGGGTGGACAACAAACTCCGTTTTGCATGCCGTTTTACTTCATTAACCCGTCCGCTGCAGCATCATACATGCCTTTATTTGATAAAAGTCATTTGGAGAAGTTGGTGTATCCGGCGGCGCTGACCGCCCCGTTTCCTTGGCTTTACCCCGCGCATGCCTCTGCAGCAGCCGCGGCCGCCGCTGCCGTCGCTTTCCCCGGTGTGCCCACCGATAAAAGCCCTGAATATAACGCAACATCTCCAAAAGACACCGACCCGCCTTCTCCTGATGGTGACCTGTCGAATGGGGGCGACCTGGCCTCTCCTGTATCTGGGGAACATGGCTCAGATAATGATGCTGGTCATCAGCCCCaaagaaatgaaaatgatgGTACATAA
- the ctsd gene encoding cathepsin D, with amino-acid sequence MKVICLLLAAAFVWTSDAVVRIPLKKFRSIRRTLSDSGRAVEELVAGSVPLKYNQGFPASNGPTPETLKNYLDAQYYGEIGLGTPVQSFTVVFDTGSSNLWVPSIHCSLTDIACLFHNKYNGGKSSTYVKNGTEFAIQYGSGSLSGYLSQDTCTVGEIKVEKQIFGEAIKQPGVAFVAAKFDGILGMAYPRISVDGVPPVFDMMMSQKKVEKNIFSFYLNRNPDTQPGGELLLGGTDPKYYTGDFNYVDLSRQAYWQIHMDGMNVGSELTLCKGGCEAIVDTGTSLITGPAAEIKALQKAIGAIPLIQGEYMVDCKKVPTLPTVSFVLGGKTYSLTGEQYILKESQAGHEICLSGFMGLDIPAPAGPLWILGDVFIGQYYTVFDRENNRVGFAKSV; translated from the exons ATGAAAGTCATCTGTCTGCTGCTAGCTGCTGCCTTTGTGTGGACATCCGACGCGGTTGTTCG GATTCCCTTAAAGAAGTTTCGTTCCATTAGACGGACATTGAGTGATTCGGGAAGAGCCGTAGAGGAACTTGTGGCTGGTTCTGTGCCTCTTAAATACAACCAGGGCTTTCCGGCTAGTAATGGTCCTACACCAGAAACTCTCAAAAACTACCTAGAT GCTCAGTACTATGGAGAAATCGGTCTTGGCACTCCAGTCCAGTCCTTCACTGTGGTATTTGACACAGGATCCTCCAACCTGTGGGTTCCCTCAATCCACTGTTCCCTGACTGACATTGCCTGCT TGTTTCATAATAAGTACAATGGTGGCAAGTCAAGCACCTATGTGAAGAACGGGACTGAGTTTGCCATACAGTATGGATCAGGAAGCTTGTCTGGGTATCTCAGCCAGGATACATGCACG GTTGGTGAGATTAAAGTTGAGAAGCAGATATTTGGAGAGGCTATCAAACAGCCAGGTGTGGCATTCGTCGCAGCCAAATTTGACGGTATTCTTGGCATGGCCTATCCTCGTATCTCTGTGGATGGGGTTCCTCCTGTGTTTGATATGATGATGAGCCAGAAAAAAGTGGAGAAGAATATTTTCTCTTTCTACCTGAACAG AAACCCTGACACTCAACCTGGCGGCGAGCTGCTCCTCGGAGGCACAGACCCCAAATATTACACTGGAGACTTTAACTATGTTGACCTCAGCAGACAGGCCTACTGGCAGATTCACATGGATGG caTGAACGTTGGTAGTGAGTTGACTCTGTGTAAAGGAGGATGTGAAGCCATCGTAGACACTGGAACATCTCTGATCACCGGCCCAGCCGCTGAGATCAAGGCCCTGCAGAAGGCTATTGGAGCGATCCCTCTTATTCAAGGAGAA TACATGGTTGATTGTAAGAAAGTGCCCACGCTACCCACAGTCTCATTTGTACTGGGTGGAAAGACTTACTCACTGACTGGAGAGCAGTACATTCTCAAG GAAAGCCAGGCCGGACATGAGATCTGTTTGAGTGGATTCATGGGCCTGGATATCCCAGCCCCTGCCGGACCCTTGTGGATTCTGGGTGATGTGTTTATCGGGCAGTACTACACTGTGTTTGATAGGGAGAATAACAGAGTGGGCTTTGCTAAGTCTGTTTAA